From one Microbacterium sp. 10M-3C3 genomic stretch:
- a CDS encoding acetolactate synthase large subunit: protein MSTDTAPAVPRPPARTAPTPVLTGAEAVVRSLDLLGVTDVFGLPGGAIMPVYDPLMDDERVRHILVRHEQGAGHAAEGYAAASGRTGVAIATSGPGATNLVTAIADAYMDSVPLVCITGQVFSTLMGTDAFQEADIVGITMPITKHSFLVKNAEDIPGAIAAAFEIASTGRPGPVLVDITKDAQQNEAPFVWPPKIDLPGYRPVTKAHGKQIQAAAQLIAAAKKPVLYVGGGVIRSRASAELKELAEATGAPLVTTLMARGAFPDSHPQHLGMPGMHGTVPAVLALQESDLIVSLGARFDDRVTGKASLFAPNAQVVHVDIDPAEISKIRTADVPIVGDLREVLVDLRDAFADAVKQTTPDIDEWWSFLNGLREEFPLGYTPTSDGLLSPQSVIQRIGELSGPEAVYAAGVGQHQMWAAQFIKYERPNSWLNSGGAGTMGYAVPAAMGAKVAQPERTVWAIDGDGCFQMTNQELATCVINDIPIKVAIINNSSLGMVRQWQTLFFDGRHSNTDLNTGHGTRRIPDFVKLAEAYGCLAIRVEKEEEVDAAIQLALDTNDRPVVIDFVVSADAMVWPMVPQGVSNSYVQYARDHAPAFAEQED, encoded by the coding sequence ATGTCCACCGACACCGCTCCGGCCGTCCCCCGGCCACCCGCTCGCACCGCGCCGACGCCCGTGCTCACGGGCGCGGAAGCGGTCGTCCGCTCGCTCGATCTGCTCGGCGTCACCGACGTCTTCGGCCTGCCCGGCGGGGCGATCATGCCCGTCTACGACCCGCTCATGGACGATGAGCGCGTCCGCCACATCCTGGTGCGCCACGAGCAGGGAGCCGGCCATGCGGCCGAGGGCTACGCCGCCGCATCCGGACGCACCGGCGTGGCGATCGCGACGTCGGGCCCGGGGGCGACCAACCTCGTCACCGCGATCGCCGACGCCTACATGGACTCCGTGCCGCTCGTGTGCATCACGGGTCAGGTCTTCTCGACGCTCATGGGCACCGACGCGTTCCAGGAGGCCGACATCGTCGGCATCACGATGCCGATCACGAAGCACTCGTTCCTCGTGAAGAACGCCGAGGACATCCCCGGCGCGATCGCGGCGGCGTTCGAGATCGCCTCGACCGGCCGCCCCGGCCCCGTGCTCGTGGACATCACGAAGGACGCGCAGCAGAACGAGGCGCCCTTCGTGTGGCCGCCCAAGATCGACCTGCCCGGCTACCGGCCGGTGACGAAGGCGCACGGCAAGCAGATCCAGGCCGCCGCGCAGCTCATCGCGGCGGCGAAGAAGCCCGTCCTCTACGTCGGCGGCGGCGTCATCCGCTCGCGCGCGTCCGCGGAGCTCAAGGAGCTCGCCGAGGCCACCGGCGCCCCGCTCGTGACGACGCTCATGGCGCGCGGCGCGTTCCCCGACTCGCACCCGCAGCACCTCGGCATGCCCGGCATGCACGGCACCGTGCCCGCCGTGCTGGCGCTCCAGGAGAGCGACCTCATCGTGTCGCTGGGCGCGCGCTTCGACGACCGCGTGACCGGCAAGGCGTCGCTGTTCGCGCCGAACGCGCAGGTCGTGCACGTCGACATCGATCCGGCGGAGATCTCCAAGATCCGCACCGCCGACGTGCCGATCGTGGGCGACCTCCGCGAGGTGCTCGTCGACCTGCGCGACGCGTTCGCGGATGCGGTGAAGCAGACCACGCCCGACATCGACGAGTGGTGGTCGTTCCTCAACGGCCTGCGCGAGGAGTTCCCGCTCGGCTACACGCCGACCAGCGACGGCCTCCTCTCGCCGCAGTCCGTGATCCAGCGCATCGGCGAGCTGAGCGGCCCCGAGGCGGTGTACGCCGCGGGCGTCGGCCAGCACCAGATGTGGGCCGCGCAGTTCATCAAGTACGAGCGGCCGAATTCGTGGCTGAACTCCGGCGGCGCCGGCACGATGGGGTACGCCGTGCCCGCGGCCATGGGGGCGAAGGTCGCCCAGCCCGAGCGCACGGTGTGGGCGATCGACGGCGACGGCTGCTTCCAGATGACCAACCAGGAGCTCGCCACCTGCGTCATCAACGACATCCCGATCAAGGTCGCGATCATCAACAACTCCTCGCTCGGCATGGTGCGCCAGTGGCAGACGCTGTTCTTCGACGGCCGCCACTCGAACACCGACCTGAACACGGGCCACGGCACGCGCCGCATCCCCGACTTCGTCAAGCTCGCCGAAGCGTACGGGTGCCTCGCGATCCGCGTGGAGAAGGAGGAGGAGGTCGACGCGGCCATCCAGCTCGCGCTCGACACCAACGACCGCCCCGTCGTGATCGACTTCGTCGTGAGCGCCGACGCCATGGTGTGGCCGATGGTGCCCCAGGGCGTCAGCAACAGCTACGTCCAGTACGCCCGCGACCACGCGCCCGCCTTCGCCGAACAGGAGGACTGA